One genomic segment of Cottoperca gobio chromosome 21, fCotGob3.1, whole genome shotgun sequence includes these proteins:
- the katnal1 gene encoding katanin p60 ATPase-containing subunit A-like 1, which yields MQLLSSMNLAEICDNAKKGREYALLGNYDSSIVYYQGVIQQIHKHCQSLRDPALKVKWQQVREELNEEYEQVKDIMGTLESFKSERPVDILAPQSGERHEDPAVWPPPTPAEHRNPVAVKRPNTAVKHHRKDSPGLQHRGAGPGGRSQANPKPDRPGSREARGTKAKDDKGKKDAAGDVEQRKFDGTGYDSDLVDSLERDIVSRNPNVHWDDIADLEDAKKLLREAVVLPMWMPDFFKGIRRPWKGVLMVGPPGTGKTMLAKAVATECGTTFFNVSSSTLTSKYRGESEKLVRLLFEMARFYAPTTIFIDEIDSICGRRGTSDEHEASRRVKSEVLVQMDGVGGAMDNDDPSKMVMVLAATNFPWDIDEALRRRLEKRIYISLPTAVGRVELLKINLREVDVTADVDLDLIAKKIEGYSGADITNVCRDASMMAMRRRIQGLSPEEIRALSKDELQMPVTMEDFTLTLKKISKSVSAADLEKYDSWMSEFGSV from the exons ATGCAG CTGTTATCCAGCATGAATTTGGCAGAGATATGTGACAACGCCAAGAAGGGCCGAGAGTATGCTTTGCTGGGGAACTATGACTCTTCCATTGTGTACTACCAGGGCGTCATTCAACAGATCCACAAGCACTGCCAGTCCCTCAGAGACCCTGCACTCAAAGTCAAATGGCAGCAG GTCAGGGAAGAGCTAAATGAGGAGTATGAGCAGGTGAAAGACATCATGGGAACGCTCGAGAGCTTTAAGTCAGAGAGGCCAGTTGACATCCTCGCCCCTCAATCCGGGGAGAGACATGAAGATCCAGCAGTGTGGCCCCCTCCCACCCCTGCagaacacag gaaTCCTGTTGCGGTAAAGCGCCCCAACACTGCAGTGAAGCACCATAGGAAGGACTCCCCTGGTCTGCAGCATCGAGGGGCAGGGCCAGGGGGCCGCAGTCAGGCCAACCCTAAACCAGACCGGCCAGGATCCAGAGAAGCCCGAGGCACAAAGGCCAAAGACGATAAG GGGAAGAAAGACGCAGCAGGGGATGTAGAGCAGAGGAAGTTTGATGGCACAGGATATGACAGCGACCTGGTGGACTCACTGGAGAGAGATATTGTGTCCCGTAACCCTAACGTGCACTG GGACGACATCGCTGATCTGGAAGATGCTAAGAAGCTGCTGAGAGAAGCGGTGGTGTTGCCCATGTGGATGCCCGACTTCTTTAAGGGCATTCGTCGCCCCTGgaag GGCGTGTTAATGGTCGGCCCTCCCGGGACAGGGAAGACCATGTTAGCCAAAGCGGTGGCCACAGAATGTGGGACTACTTTCTTCAATGTGtcctcctccaccctcaccTCCAAATACAGAGGCGAGTCCGAGAAACTCGTTCGTTTGCTGTTCGAAATG gCTCGGTTTTATGCACCAACAACCATCTTCATAGATGAGATCGACTCCATCTGTGGCAGAAGAGGAACATCTGATGAACACGAAGCCAGCCGCCGGGTCAAATCAGAAGTTCTGGTTCAGATGGATG GCGTCGGGGGAGCTATGGATAACGATGACCCCTCGAAGATGGTGATGGTCCTCGCCGCCACCAACTTCCCCTGGGACATCGACGAGGCATTGCGACGACGTCTGGAGAAGCGAATCTACATCTCCCTGCCCACAG ctgtGGGTCGTGTGGAGCTTCTAAAGATCAACCTGAGGGAGGTGGATGTGACTGCTGACGTGGATCTGGACCTCATTGCTAAGAAGATTGAGGGCTACTCTGGTGCAGACATCACCAACGTCTGCAG GGATGCGTCCATGATGGCAATGCGTCGACGAATCCAAGGCCTGAGCCCCGAGGAGATCCGAGCTCTGTCCAAAGACGAGCTGCAGATGCCTGTGACCATGGAGGACTTCACCCTCACACTCAAGAAGATCTCAAAGTCTGTATCTGCTGCCGACCTGGAGAAATACGATTCTTGGATGTCTGAGTTCGGGTCGGTATAG
- the kbtbd7 gene encoding kelch repeat and BTB domain-containing protein 7, with protein MASALSCFSGPEVLEDVNHARGLMDELKLLYDCRLLGDVTIGVECEEESLEPSGESASGDIDQLFLCSRNVLAAASPYFKSMFTGGLNESMQQRVVIRGVDSESMSVIIDYCYTGRATITESNVQRLYAAANMLQLEYIRKACSSFMTRRLDLSNCVGILKFADSYDNPELKENAQAFIARNFSQVCNGGDLCDLDLMQLKEMLSLDALDVDCEKKVCSAALQWIEANAPQKREDALQALKCVRWNLFTETDKCYLEGLMARPLIEKYLETFFNRSAEDICGIPATLDLAKHRIGVNAKEMILFFGLPNDNIMCCDPYSEDLYFMAPPLEDLSSQDYKRSTMESLIACATPENNLYLASHLSKHFWLYNPVLNSWQELAERPLGRIHSGMGYLNGHVYLLGGRNPVTDARLKEVECYSVQRNQWTFVAPLPHSLGKMQVVALNDHLYVVNKRRMLCYDPKRNRWRHCGSLRRDKLHKACVYQDQIICVCDIPVVKAYSPTRGEWKRLGDIPIDSRALNYQVIQHNNKLLLLTQTLLQHNKNRVLIHEYDPARDTWKNIMAVYVSTLGPVCVSTRVYPACLGSAHSFSTEEDDDSGSSADWDFDGLTDADSDSGSSSSFSDENW; from the coding sequence ATGGCTTCGGCGCTGAGTTGCTTCAGTGGTCCCGAGGTGTTGGAGGACGTGAATCACGCTCGGGGTTTGATGGACGAGTTGAAATTACTGTACGACTGCCGGCTGCTCGGGGACGTTACTATCGGAGTTGAGTGTGAAGAGGAGTCACTGGAGCCCAGCGGGGAGTCAGCCAGCGGTGACATTGACCAACTTTTCCTATGTAGCCGCAACGTCCTCGCAGCTGCCAGCCCTTACTTCAAAAGCATGTTCACCGGGGGGTTAAATGAGAGCATGCAGCAGAGAGTGGTCATCCGCGGGGTGGACTCTGAGTCCATGTCTGTTATAATTGACTATTGTTACACAGGCAGGGCGACCATCACGGAGAGCAACGTCCAGAGGCTGTACGCAGCAGCCAATATGCTCCAGCTTGAGTACATCAGGAAAGCTTGCTCCAGCTTCATGACAAGGAGGCTGGACCTCTCCAACTGTGTGGGGATACTGAAATTTGCCGATTCGTATGACAATCCTGAATTGAAGGAGAATGCACAAGCTTTCATAGCCAGGAACTTTAGCCAGGTGTGTAATGGAGGGGATCTTTGTGACCTGGATCTGATGCAACTGAAGGAGATGTTGTCTCTGGACGCTTTGGATGTGGACTGTGAAAAGAAGGTATGCTCCGCTGCTTTGCAGTGGATAGAGGCGAATGCACCACAGAAAAGGGAGGATGCACTGCAGGCACTGAAGTGTGTGCGCTGGAACTTGTTCACCGAGACGGACAAGTGTTACCTGGAGGGCCTCATGGCAAGGCCTTTAATTGAGAAATACCTTGAAACTTTCTTTAACAGGTCTGCAGAGGACATATGCGGTATACCCGCAACTCTGGACTTAGCAAAACACAGAATAGGTGTAAATGCAAAAGAAATGATTCTCTTCTTCGGCCTACCCAATGACAACATAATGTGCTGCGACCCTTACTCAGAGGACCTGTACTTCATGGCTCCTCCTTTAGAAGACCTCAGCAGTCAGGATTACAAACGTTCCACCATGGAGTCCTTAATCGCCTGTGCCACACCTGAAAACAACTTGTACCTGGCCTCTCACCTCTCTAAACACTTCTGGCTCTACAACCCTGTGCTCAACAGCTGGCAGGAGTTGGCAGAGAGGCCGCTGGGGAGGATTCACTCTGGGATGGGCTACCTCAACGGCCATGTGTACCTTCTGGGAGGAAGAAATCCAGTGACTGATGCCAGACTGAAGGAGGTGGAGTGCTACAGCGTCCAGAGGAACCAGTGGACGTTTGTGGCTCCTTTGCCTCATTCTTTAGGTAAAATGCAGGTAGTGGCACTAAATGATCACCTGTATGTGGTGAACAAAAGGAGAATGCTATGCTATGACCCCAAGAGGAATCGCTGGCGCCACTGTGGATCACTGAGAAGGGACAAGCTTCATAAGGCGTGTGTGTATCAGGACCagatcatctgtgtgtgtgacatcccTGTGGTGAAAGCCTACAGCCCTACCAGAGGGGAATGGAAGAGGCTGGGTGACATTCCCATTGACAGTCGTGCTCTAAATTACCAAGTCATCCAGCACAACAACAAGTTGCTGCTTCTCACTCAGACTTTACTGCAGCACAACAAAAACAGGGTCCTCATCCATGAGTACGACCCAGCCAGGGACACCTGGAAGAACATCATGGCAGTGTATGTGTCCACCCTggggcctgtgtgtgtttcaacacGCGTGTACCCGGCTTGCCTGGGCTCTGCTCACAGCTTCTCTACAGAAGAGGACGATGACAGTGGCTCCAGTGCCGACTGGGACTTTGATGGGTTGACAGATGCAGACTCTGACTCTGGCAGCTCAAGCTCTTTCTCAGATGAGAACTGGTAG
- the LOC115026223 gene encoding ras-related protein Rab-33B isoform X1 has protein sequence MAIEKKPEDEFDTVFSQNDSLELSSHHDYVTAQTRIFKIIVIGDSNVGKTCLTYRFCGGTFLKNPEATIGVDFRERTLELDGESIKLQIWDTAGQERFRKSMVEHYYRSVHAVIFVYDVTSLSSFESIPEWIEECRRHCVGPLVPRIMVGNKCDLRDRREVPTTAAQCLADSYNFPLFETSAKEPAEKEHVDAIFLTLAYRLKSHKPLRLKQPSESNIRQLWNQREQEAATCQC, from the exons ATGGCAATAGAAAAAAAACCTGAGGACGAATTTGACACGGTTTTCAGTCAAAATGACTCATTAGAGCTGTCTTCGCACCACGATTATGTGACTGCGCAAACCCGGATTTTCAAGATAATAGTCATAGGCGATTCAAATGTGGGAAAGACGTGTTTGACTTACAGATTCTGTGGGGGCACTTTCCTGAAAAACCCGGAGGCAACGATTGGGGTTGACTTCAGAGAGAGGACGCTGGAGCTCGATGGGGAAAGTATCAAG TTGCAGATCTGGGACACGGCAGGTCAGGAGCGTTTCAGGAAGAGCATGGTGGAGCACTACTACCGCAGCGTCCATGCCGTCATCTTCGTGTACGACGTAACCAGCCTCTCGTCCTTCGAGAGCATCCCTGAGTGGATTGAGGAGTGCAGGCGACACTGTGTGGGGCCCCTGGTGCCCCGCATCATGGTAGGCAACAAGTGTGACCTGAGGGACCGCCGGGAGGTCCCCACCACGGCTGCCCAGTGTCTTGCCGACAGCTACAACTTCCCACTGTTTGAGACTTCCGCCAAGGAACCTGCGGAGAAGGAACATGTTGACGCCATCTTTCTGACTTTGGCTTATAGACTGAAGAGCCACAAACCCCTGAGACTGAAGCAGCCGAGTGAGAGCAATATCAGGCAGCTGTGGAACCAGAGAGAGCAGGAAGCAGCAACTTGTCAATGTTGA
- the tspan7 gene encoding tetraspanin-7 isoform X2 — translation MLGPYISLIADNSTNAPYVLIGTGTIIIVFGLFGCFATCRGSPWMLKLYAMFLSLVFLAELVAGISGFVFRHEIKGTFHRTYTDAVLNYNAEDEASRAVDNLQHRLRCCGVYNYTSWFGSVYYPSNGIPASCCFNSSDCNPDELRNATLAPSKVFHQGCYELVTSFMETNMAIIAGVTFGIAFSQLIGMLLACCLSRIITANQYEMV, via the exons ATGCTGGGCCCGTACATCTCTCTGATAGCCGACAACTCCACCAACGCCCCGTACGTCCTCATCGGCACCGGGACCATCATCATCGTTTTTGGCCTGTTTGGATGCTTCGCCACCTGCAGGGGAAGCCCATGGATGCTGAAGCTG TACGCCATGTTCCTGTCGCTCGTCTTCCTCGCCGAGTTAGTGGCCGGGAtctctggatttgtgtttcGCCATGAG ATAAAGGGAACTTTTCACAGGACATACACTGACGCGGTTCTGAACTACAACGCTGAGGATGAGGCGAGCCGTGCTGTTGATAACTTGCAGCACAGG CTGCGCTGCTGTGGTGTGTATAACTACACCAGTTGGTTTGGCAGTGTGTATTACCCATCCAACGGCATTCCTGCCAGCTGCTGCTTTAACTCCTCTGACTGCAACCCAGATGAACTCCGCAATGCAACTCTAGCCCCGAGCAAGGTCTTCCACCAG GGCTGCTACGAGCTGGTCACTTCCTTCATGGAAACCAACATGGCCATTATTGCAGGAGTGACGTTTGGGATTGCTTTCTCACAG CTGATTGGCATGCTGCTGGCCTGCTGTCTGTCCAGGATCATCACAGCCAATCAGTATGAGATGGTTTAG
- the tspan7 gene encoding tetraspanin-7 isoform X1, which yields METKPVITCLKTLLIVYSFVFWITGAILLAVGVWGKLMLGPYISLIADNSTNAPYVLIGTGTIIIVFGLFGCFATCRGSPWMLKLYAMFLSLVFLAELVAGISGFVFRHEIKGTFHRTYTDAVLNYNAEDEASRAVDNLQHRLRCCGVYNYTSWFGSVYYPSNGIPASCCFNSSDCNPDELRNATLAPSKVFHQGCYELVTSFMETNMAIIAGVTFGIAFSQLIGMLLACCLSRIITANQYEMV from the exons ATGGAGACTAAACCGGTCATCACCTGCCTTAAAACCCTCCTCATCGTATACTCCTTCGTGTTTTGG ATAACAGGAGCCATCCTGCTGGCAGTGGGAGTATGGGGGAAGTTGATGCTGGGCCCGTACATCTCTCTGATAGCCGACAACTCCACCAACGCCCCGTACGTCCTCATCGGCACCGGGACCATCATCATCGTTTTTGGCCTGTTTGGATGCTTCGCCACCTGCAGGGGAAGCCCATGGATGCTGAAGCTG TACGCCATGTTCCTGTCGCTCGTCTTCCTCGCCGAGTTAGTGGCCGGGAtctctggatttgtgtttcGCCATGAG ATAAAGGGAACTTTTCACAGGACATACACTGACGCGGTTCTGAACTACAACGCTGAGGATGAGGCGAGCCGTGCTGTTGATAACTTGCAGCACAGG CTGCGCTGCTGTGGTGTGTATAACTACACCAGTTGGTTTGGCAGTGTGTATTACCCATCCAACGGCATTCCTGCCAGCTGCTGCTTTAACTCCTCTGACTGCAACCCAGATGAACTCCGCAATGCAACTCTAGCCCCGAGCAAGGTCTTCCACCAG GGCTGCTACGAGCTGGTCACTTCCTTCATGGAAACCAACATGGCCATTATTGCAGGAGTGACGTTTGGGATTGCTTTCTCACAG CTGATTGGCATGCTGCTGGCCTGCTGTCTGTCCAGGATCATCACAGCCAATCAGTATGAGATGGTTTAG
- the LOC115026551 gene encoding p53-induced death domain-containing protein 1, protein MPNKAQEDAVINLKTLQDISSQLGFEWTVLGYELGFNRTEIGRFHAKSTQKSVQARTMLESWYEKSWEKPNKTKLLQDGLERAGRRDLAERLHCLHWGHQKLSHRVELPSAFPFLITVHKTIHNQDALRRINDLNPRYT, encoded by the exons ATGCCCAACAAAGCCCAAGAG gatGCTGTTATTAACCTGAAGACACTGCAGGACATTTCCAGTCAGCTTGGCTTTGAGTGGACAGTATTGGGGTACGAGCTTGGCTTCAACAGGACTGAGATTGGGCGATTCCACGCCAAATCTACACAGAAGAGTGTCCAGGCTAGGACCATGTTGGAAAgctg GTATGAGAAGTCATGGGAAAAGCCCAATAAGACCAAGCTGCTGCAGGATGGACTGGAGCGAGCAGGCAGACGGGACCTGGCTGAGAGACTGCACTGCCTCCACTGGGGCCATCAGAAGCTGAGCCATAGGGTTGAGCTGCCCTCGGCCTTCCCCTTCCTCATCACCGTCCACAAGACCATCCACAACCAAGACGCACTACGCAGGATCAACGACCTCAACCCTAGATACACTTAA
- the LOC115026223 gene encoding ras-related protein Rab-33B isoform X2 translates to MAIEKKPEDEFDTVFSQNDSLELSSHHDYVTAQTRIFKIIVIGDSNVGKTCLTYRFCGGTFLKNPEATIGVDFRERTLELDGESIKIWDTAGQERFRKSMVEHYYRSVHAVIFVYDVTSLSSFESIPEWIEECRRHCVGPLVPRIMVGNKCDLRDRREVPTTAAQCLADSYNFPLFETSAKEPAEKEHVDAIFLTLAYRLKSHKPLRLKQPSESNIRQLWNQREQEAATCQC, encoded by the exons ATGGCAATAGAAAAAAAACCTGAGGACGAATTTGACACGGTTTTCAGTCAAAATGACTCATTAGAGCTGTCTTCGCACCACGATTATGTGACTGCGCAAACCCGGATTTTCAAGATAATAGTCATAGGCGATTCAAATGTGGGAAAGACGTGTTTGACTTACAGATTCTGTGGGGGCACTTTCCTGAAAAACCCGGAGGCAACGATTGGGGTTGACTTCAGAGAGAGGACGCTGGAGCTCGATGGGGAAAGTATCAAG ATCTGGGACACGGCAGGTCAGGAGCGTTTCAGGAAGAGCATGGTGGAGCACTACTACCGCAGCGTCCATGCCGTCATCTTCGTGTACGACGTAACCAGCCTCTCGTCCTTCGAGAGCATCCCTGAGTGGATTGAGGAGTGCAGGCGACACTGTGTGGGGCCCCTGGTGCCCCGCATCATGGTAGGCAACAAGTGTGACCTGAGGGACCGCCGGGAGGTCCCCACCACGGCTGCCCAGTGTCTTGCCGACAGCTACAACTTCCCACTGTTTGAGACTTCCGCCAAGGAACCTGCGGAGAAGGAACATGTTGACGCCATCTTTCTGACTTTGGCTTATAGACTGAAGAGCCACAAACCCCTGAGACTGAAGCAGCCGAGTGAGAGCAATATCAGGCAGCTGTGGAACCAGAGAGAGCAGGAAGCAGCAACTTGTCAATGTTGA